DNA sequence from the Cronobacter turicensis z3032 genome:
CTTGAAAATGTATTGAAAATGTTAACTCATGATGCACACAAGTAGATAGCGGAAGATGCGTTTCAGCTCTCACCAATGCGGGAAGGCTTTCGCATAAGCGGGATCGAATGGACCTTCCTTAACTTCCATCATTATGGCCTTCTCACTGACGCATTCGACGCTATGTATGTCGCCAGGAGAAAGTTCAACGATGCTCACTCCAGTACCTTCACCTGCAAGAAACTGAGTGAGTATTTCACCTTTAATATTAAAAAGAGTGACTTGTATCTGGCCCTGTAAGATCGTGAACATTTCCCATTGCTGAGGGAGCTCATGGTAGTGAGGTTCAACATAACTTCCTCTAACCATCGCTATCAGCAAGCGCTGGACTTTCTCCTGATGGGAATCATGTAGCAACAAATGCGATCGCAAACGTTCAGAACTTTTTGCTTGTTCAAAAAGTACATCTAATTGCGAAGTTTCTATCAGGCGCATTGCGAAGCCTCCAGACGCATAACAATAGCCTGAGCAGCAGAATGCACTGAAAACTGTTCTTTTAACAATGTATGCGCTCCTGCTCCCATTTGCTGGCGTAACGTGGCATCCATGAGTAACAACTTAGCCGAGTGATAAAGTTTGTCATCTTCACCATTCACATGGATAAAACCAGCGTTGTTACCATTGACAATATCAAGCAAATCATTACCAACATTAACACTACCTAATATTGGGAGTGACTCTACCATATACCCTAAGAGTTTCCCTGGGAAATTATGGGCAGAATGTCTGGCTGAAAGAGAAAACAAACCGACATCCATTTCCGACAAAATAAATTTAAAAGCGTCTTGTTTAACGGAAGGCAAATAAGTGAAATTATTTAAATCCCACTTCCTTGCCAAATTATTAATTAACTCAACTTCATCGCCTTGTCCGATAAAAAGAAAATGAGCTTGCGGATGAATACTCATCTTACGTGCAAGCCGCAACAGATTAGACATATCTTGTGCATGCCCAATATTTCCACCATAAAAAAGATAACTTTATCTTCAAGTCCTAGTCTTTGGCGGAGAGAAGCATAATTTTCCGGTAATGTTACAGGCTCAACTGAAGCCCAGTTCCTTAATACTTCACATGGATAACCTTTATTGAGAGTCCGAAAAAGCTCAAGATTCTTTTCAGACATAAGCCCTATTCGATCTGCATGTGCATAAGTTTCTTTTTCGAATAAACGAAAATATTGCGCTATCACAGAGTCGTTTTTTATCATGCCTGCATCGATGATCCATTGAGGGAACAAATCACGTAAGATGAGATAAGCCGGACACTGGCAGTGAGTCTTAATTTTTTTTACAAGACCTCCCCAAAAAATAGAGGGGGAGTAATAAATAATCCCGTCGAAAGTATCGTTTTGCACACGATATTTAATCGAACGCCATGCTCTCCATGAGAGCAACGTTTCATTGACTGCACGCAGAATTTTATTCACATCTTTAAGAGCGCCACTTTTAAAACGCCACGTTGTCACACCATCTACAATATCTATTGAAAGCGATTTATTGATAGTTGTATCTGGTGTAATTACCGTTACGTCATGTCCGTTCCTTAAAAACTCCTGTGCTAGCTCATGAAACATTTTAGCGCCAACGCGTGTACTATTGGGCAAATAATCGTCTATGATTAACGCAAGCTTCATTAATATTCTTTCCAGACCACTCTTTTAACGTAATCAGTATAGGACTGAATAATCCTGACAACTTTGTCGGATACATTTGGCATAGAATAATCACTTACCTGTCTTAATAAGCGCTCTTCACCGCGTGGCTGGGCAGATAAGATTTCCAGAGCCTGTAATACACGATTGCATTCCAGTCCAACCATCATCACCGAGGCTTCTTCGAACCCTTCCGGGCGTTCGTGAGCTTCGCGAATATTTAATGCTGGAAAATTCATAATAGACGACTCTTCCGTAATCGTTCCGCTATCAGACAGGACAGCTCTGGAATTTTTTTGCAAATGATTATAGTCGTGAAAACCCAGTGGTTTTAGTAATTGAATATTGGGGTGGAATTCAATACCTTGCTCGTTAATGCGTTTACGAGTCCGTGGGTGAGTCGATACAATGACCGGCAAATCATATCTTTCAGCGATGGTATTAAGAATGGTGGCTAGTTTAACCAACTGCTTAGGTGAGTCGACATTTTCTTCACGATGTGCACTGACAACAAAAAAATCTCCCACACGTAAGTTCAGACGAGACAGCACATCAGAGTTGTCGATTTGTGGCATATAGTAGGAAAGCACTTCAAACATAGGGCTGCCGGTTTTGATGATTCTGTCCGGAGGCAGACCTTCAGCGAGAAGGTACTCACGCGCAATATCACTATAGGTCATATTAATATCGGCAGTGTGATCAACAATACGACGATTAGTTTCTTCAGGAACGCGCTGATCGAAACAACGATTACCCGCTTCCATATGAAAAATTGGGATCTTACGGCGCTTAGCGGGAATGGCAGAAATACATGAATTGGTATCACCCAAAACAAGCATTGCTTCCGGCATTTCTTTTTCGAGCACCTCATCAACCTTTATGATGACTTGCCCAATTGTTTCCGCCGCATTTTTACCAGCAGCATTTAAAAAATAATCAGGCTTTCGAACCTCAAGGTCTGTAAAAAAAACTTCGTTTAATTCGTAATCATAGTTTTGACCAGTATGAACAATAATATGTTCGCAGTATTCATCAAGCTTAGACAAAACCCGTGACAAACGGATAATCTCAGGGCGGGTCCCAACAATAGATACAATCTTTAATTTTTTCATTACAAAGGTCTCGCAATAGTATCAGGCTCATCACGGTTGAATATTTCGTTTGCCCAGAGCATGACTATTAATTCCTCAGTTCCAATATTCGTAATGTCATGGGTCCATCCAGGGACTGTTTCAACGATTTTAAACTCATCTGAAGAAACATTGAGCTCATATCGCTCACCTGTAATCACATGTTCAAATTTGAAGCATGCCTGACCCCGAATGACCAGGAACTTCTCATTTTTGCTATGATGATAATGACCGCCGCGAGTAATACCTGGATGCGCTGTGAAGAATGAGAACTGACCTGCTGAGGAAGTTTTCAACATCTCACAAAAGACGCCGCGGTTGTCCTCATAAGACGGTACTGTGTACGAAAATTTATCGACTGGTAAATAACTTAACCACGTTGAGTACAACGCACGAGTGAATCCCAGTCCCACATCCTCAGTGATAAGAGTAGAACGACTTTCCTTGAAGCGATAGAGTAATTCTGCTACCTCGCCTACCGTTGTGGAATATATTGGCTTAACGGTTTTGTAGCCGCTTCCATCCGTGTCAGACAAAAGTTTTATTGCGTCAGTGCAAATATCATCAATATAGACTAAATTGACCACTGCTGATGGGTCATTGATTGTAATATCAATATCATTGACTATGTTGTGACAGAAGGTAGCCACAAAAGAATTGTAATTCGGTTTACACCATTTACCAAAAACGTTTGGATAACGATAAATAAAGTACGCTGCGCCACTTTCTGCTGCATAACGTTGAATTTCTTTTTCAGCAACAGCTTTACTCTCTCCATAAGCATTATCAAGTTCTGCCTGGATGGAAGAACTGATCATAATGGGTATATTTTTTTTCTGCGCTAACAGAGAATCAACAATCTGCTTAGTCAGATTGCTATTTACCTCTGAAAACTCATCAATATTTTTTGGACGATTGACACCTGCAAGATGATAAATGAAATCAGCCTCTTGTAAACCAAGTTCTAAGTCGGCCTCAGTCGAAGTACGGTCTATTTTAACAAGGTCATGATACCCTGCTTCCTGCAGACGTAAGCACAAATTACGTCCAATAAAACCTTCTGCTCCAGTAATCAGGATTTTCATATCATGCATCCAGATCGTATTGTTCACCCGCACGCAATGCGCGTATAAAAGGCAATTTAAGAAGAAGAGCTTTCATCCCTTCAACATCCAGCCGCTCTGTGTTGTGCGAATTATAATCCTCTACGACTGAGATACGGCTATCACCTTGCTCAACATATTTCCCATAGTTAAGATCACGTAGATCAGGTGGCACACGATAGTAATCACCCATATCAATTGCCGCAATCATCTCTTCACGGCTCAGCAACGCTTCATATAGCTTTTCGCCATGGCGAGTTCCTATTACATTGACAGGATGATGCTCGACGTTGAGCAGCTCTTTAAGAGCGATGGCCAATGTTTCAATCGTAGCGGCTGGCGCTTTTTGAACAAAAATATCGCCATTATTACCATGTTTAAATGCGTAAAGAACCAAATCAACCGCATCTTCGAGAGTCATCATGAAACGGGTCATGTTCGGATCGGTAATAGTCAGCGCTTTGCCAGCTTTAATAAGATCAACAAACAATGGAATAACAGAACCGCGCGAGGCCATCACGTTACCGTAGCGAGTGCCACATATGACGGTTTTGTCGCTATTAACATTACGTGATTTCGCAACCATCACTTTTTCCATCATTGCCTTAGATATGCCCATAGCATTGATAGGATAAACTGCTTTATCGGTACTTAAGCAAACAACGCGTTTTACTTGGTTGGCGATTGCTGCTTCAAGAACATTTTCTGTTCCGAGAACGTTAGTTTTAACAGCTTCCAATGGGTGAAATTCACATGAAGGAACTTGTTTTAATGCAGCTGCATGATAGATAAAATCCACTCCGCGTGCAGCACTCAGAATGCTTGAATAATCCCTGACATCACCAATGTAAAATTTCAACTTTGAATTATTGTATTTTTTCCGCATATCGTCTTGTTTTTTCTCATCTCGGGAAAAAATTCGTATTTCTTTAATATCTGTTTCAAGGAAGCGGTTTAACACAGCGTTACCAAAAGAGCCTGTTCCGCCAGTAATGAGTAAAACTTTATCTTTAAACATAGTTAATACCTCAAAATCAAAAAAAATTATAGCAAATTGGATTTTATTATATCCATATACTGTAATGCTCTTGCTTTTGCAGAGGGGAATTGTTCATAAATGGTCGAACCCATAGATACTTTATGGGCAAGAGCTTCCTTATTTAGAAAGCCATTAATAAGGGTATCCCTGATATTTTTGACGTCATAAGGACAAAAATAAAATGCTGCATCTTTGCAAACAGTGTGAGCAAATGGAAGATCAGATGTGAAGATAATTTTTTTCATGTACATTGCTTCCAGATAAGATGCACTAAAGCACTCTAATAAAGTTGGCATGAATAATCCATCACTTGCTTCATACAATGGAGCGCATTGATTAATAGTAATATTACCTATTGTTATGACTTGGTCTCTATACTCTTTTGGTATTAGCTGCAAAAAATCACTTGAAACTGTTAAAACAAATTTATAATGAGAAGGCAAAATTTTTACTAATTCACTAATGACTTCTAGATTTTTATGCGGATAGTTGTGAGAAATAGTCACCAACCATATATCATTGATTTTTTTCTCAGGCAATTTATCTAAAATACTATAGTCATAGCCTTTTGAACTTGTAAATAAACCATTCAACGTATTTGAAACAGTATAGACTTTTCCTTTATCAAAGCTAAGAAGCTTCGTTACACGTTGATTAACGTCATCAGTTTCAGTAAATATTAAATCAGCATTTTTCTTAAAATAGTATGGCTGTAAAAACCTTAAGATACTGGACTTTAATCGAGCTTTGATACCTAATTTTTTGAAAATATGGCTGGTATCATAAATCAGCCATGGAAGAGCAAAACCAATAGCATGCTTAATATTTTTGGGAGACCAATAGCTAGGACCAAAGATTGTGAAAACGACAGAGATATCATTCTCTATGACGATCTCATCAAGTTGTTTTCTTACTTTGAAATTGAGTAATTTTGATGGTGTAGATTTAATAACAATACAGTTTAATGAAGCATTCTTACTTAATTGTGAATAAACTACAGGAGAAACAACTGCAATAAAATCAAACGCTGAATCAGAAAGTTCTTCCAGCACAGAAACAGCAACTTGTACCCCGCCACCAACATACAGATTACTTGCATTAATTAAAATCTTCACTGCAAAAAATTCCTTATTGCTGAAATAATATTCCACATCCCACTCTCTGTCATTATAAGCGCCTGGATTTAGAAATTCATATATGTAGTTTTGATAAGGACTATAGAATTTCTCGAAATAATATCCATTCATTATACTGAAATAATTCACAGCAAAATAAATCATGATAAAACAAAAGAAGATCAGACGACTTATTCCTTGTTTAAAATTATAAATTAAATAATTTAACGCCACTAAAAAGCAAGGTACGAAATAAACATCTAGCCTTGTGCTAATAGTACCGAATCTACCAAGATAAACGTCAAGGAATATCATCAAGAAAAGCGATGCATGAATTAAATCATTACTTTTTAGTATTAATAAAAATTGGCTCATTAGATTTGATGTAATTAAATCTGTAATCAAATAAAAAAACAGCAATCAACTTAAATGTTAAAGAGAATGTTAATACGGTTCCAGCATAATCATCCTGACTGTACCACTTTATTTTTTCTATGTAACCGCCCGCTGGCAGCATTGAAATTAATTTAATAATGTACTCAATTGGATAAATATTCAGCACAGCAAGAATAACACCAACAACTGTCAGCATTTTTAATATATTCACATTTCTATGGTTTGAAAATGGAATAATCGCGAACACAATAATAGCCGACACATGAAATAGAATAGCTAAGATAGAAAGAGCACAAAATTGAAAAATATTTTTTTGATACAGTTTTTTATATGCTATCAATATAATCGACAAAGCAATTATCTGTCTTAATGCTTCCGAAACAAATATAAACTGATATAAGAAAAAAATACCGATGCAAAATAGATAATTTTTAGTGTATTCTTTGAAATAACGATGCAGACATATTAAGAGAAATGCTGTGATTAGGCCTTGATAAAACCAATATCCTATAAAGAAAGATGACACATAAGAAAGCAGATAATATCCCGGTTCAATAGCTAATGAAGAAGAACTTCCTTTATAAAGATTAATATAAAATGACCAATCAAGTCCAGTTTGATATCTTAGGCCTACAAAGACTACGATTATCGTAAATAGTATAGTATAAAAAAAAGCACGTATCTTTGCATCTGTAACAAAGAAAATATCAGCTAATATGACCAGGAATACGAAAGAGATAAATAGATAATATATCACCACTATTATTCCTTCAACTCATTATGAATTTTTGTCTTCATAACCATAATGAGGACGAAAATACAGGTTATTACTTTTATGAATAATGAAAGCCACAACGTTAAAGAGTCAAGATAAACCACAAAGAAATATGAAGCCAATAATATAACAGAATACCATAACAGTAGAATCCATGATATTGGATTAGATCTTAACATTTTTGTAGCTATAAGATAATGGAAAAATGCAAGCATCAAATATGCTACAACTGTAGCCCATGCCGCGCCATGTATCCCGTACTTGGGTATAAGAAGATAATTAAGTGAAATGTTAATTGTTACAGCAAGTAATGTTCCAATAGAAACAAGTATTGTCTTCTTCTTATAAAATGTAAAGTTTACATAGCTTAAGTA
Encoded proteins:
- the capD gene encoding UDP-glucose 4-epimerase, with product MFKDKVLLITGGTGSFGNAVLNRFLETDIKEIRIFSRDEKKQDDMRKKYNNSKLKFYIGDVRDYSSILSAARGVDFIYHAAALKQVPSCEFHPLEAVKTNVLGTENVLEAAIANQVKRVVCLSTDKAVYPINAMGISKAMMEKVMVAKSRNVNSDKTVICGTRYGNVMASRGSVIPLFVDLIKAGKALTITDPNMTRFMMTLEDAVDLVLYAFKHGNNGDIFVQKAPAATIETLAIALKELLNVEHHPVNVIGTRHGEKLYEALLSREEMIAAIDMGDYYRVPPDLRDLNYGKYVEQGDSRISVVEDYNSHNTERLDVEGMKALLLKLPFIRALRAGEQYDLDA